From one Plasmodium knowlesi strain H genome assembly, chromosome: 11 genomic stretch:
- a CDS encoding conserved oligomeric Golgi complex subunit 4, putative: MTGKSFSSGESSESDEWWNHLEGNQWRVHPDRAKVSDPEEDTSDSSSSCESHDSQGYDGEKDEESNIKRINQYIEKLDILRNKYDLKIRLNQQKEKENLVNNIDNINIQVKKHLLFKQKINKINNSLREKCNYDAFSQMERIYKIISNVNSSYEYTTLKIQLQDYIKQVEGCVRRNYLDAIEPLNHFLQVRRCLYRYGRSHLLRVGTIPNGGSSPHEGNSSGHTYHTKGGGALLNSENSVIERDIINYVQHRERRLSEDNPEQNNDVHSHSHAQAQAYAQICQTDEESIKLLNAYYDHVKGLIEEEICECIKLKDMDGVRTKLGLYLNIFRSQRDKEKQSEEGEKKRGSSDGDREQPDVRSDVGSDEESHDNASGLGSNDDVSVVGSQTSDHGDKHEQILPASVALEDQLLHFGEYLFVCRVAMKLVEVEVDKQLDLLTRKVVSTEDSVYVECIKGTYACLYRHNTFLENLLGDHLVYIIYNRKAELLFNKVVKTICSSFCSQTQLLRIDNYNELTKLDKNVEMLSLLCYHFQNIKKFLHQFGEEKFRKLDTMFNLASFINKDIFSEQSGLFKNLPYIKCIQDCLCSYIDYEIMFTKHCIDKAFVLTDDIMLSLMDDEKSKGKDAKNVYEDLTNFENIMMNCSSSNEYTSTLLDDAFFIFQKSVCRSINMNDINTMCVLVNHIILFIGSTLKNYLSENLKTSKSIYAAFIHHVSNLKPFSFRALLESIDETNYMEEGQGNSRTVALAQNFVSSLSYVRSETSEGGAGRNDVPSGSVGRNSALRVGGGSDNCSRGEHPSVGSEAKSKGIYEYLTPEHYESLFNPLCEGKNMDSQTINSKFSYPHCVNNIDSCHQYIQNLKEFIHEYFLDKFLKDKKKKKEKEKQKETQNYLLMFTNSFANYDNLLSDFEKLSVENCKNLLNILKVHFIGQLVIIESVNFDISSEQYAYYQLNDPYINGLVNRMKLITYHISLYFNQNIFQICIGLLAEKICKYIERIVRTKKFSLYGCVQLDNDIRNLMLFFTSLTSINVKKEFAKLLEICELLNINDLQDFKDFYEENKNNLSASEVENIISMRNDISEELLNSIKLYMNWGAP, encoded by the exons ATGACGGGGAAGTCGTTTTCGAGCGGAGAATCCAGTGAAAGTGACGAATGGTGGAATCATCTCGAGGGGAATCAATGGAGAGTTCATCCTGATAGGGCTAAGGTGAGTGACCCAGAAGAGGACACCTCTGACTCAAGCAGCTCGTGTGAATCCCATGATTCGCAAGGATACGATGGCGAGAAGGATGAAGAATCAAACATAAAAAGAATCAACCAGTACATTGAAAAGCTGGACATCCTGAGGAACAAGTACGACCTAAAAATAAGGCTGAATcaacagaaggagaaggaaaacctCGTAAACAACATCGACAACATAAACATACAGGTGAAGAAGCACTTGTTGTTTAAGCAGAAGATCAATAAAATTAACAATTCCCTTAGGGAGAAGTGCAACTATGATGCTTTTTCGCAGATGGAAAGGATCTATAAGATCATATCGAATGTTAACTCGTCATACGAATATACTACGTTAAAAATTCAACTTCAGGATTATATAAAACAGGTGGAGGGTTGTGTAAGAAGGAATTACCTAGATGCCATTGAGCCTCTGAACCACTTTTTGCAGGTAAGGAGGTGTCTGTATAGATATGGTCGGTCCCATCTCCTGCGGGTGGGGACCATTCCAAACGGAGGAAGCAGCCCCCATGAAGGGAATTCCTCAGGCCATACCTACCACACCAAGGGGGGTGGCGCCCTCCTCAACAGCGAAAATTCAGTCATTGAAAGGGACATAATTAACTATGTCCAGCATAGAGAAAGGCGGCTGTCAGAGGATAACCCGGAACAGAATAACGATGTACATTCTCACTCTCATGCGCAAGCACAGGCGTATGCGCAGATATGTCAGACAGATGAAGAGAGCATAAAATTGTTGAACGCGTACTACGACCATGTGAAGGGTCTCATCGAGGAAGAAATCTGTGAGTGCATAAAGCTGAAGGACATGGATGGGGTTAGGACAAAATTAGGCCTATACTTGAATATTTTTCGTAGTCAGAGGGATAAGGAGAAGCAGAgtgaagagggagaaaagaaaaggggctCTTCTGATGGAGACCGTGAGCAACCAGATGTTCGATCCGATGTGGGATCGGATGAGGAAAGCCACGATAATGCAAGCGGGTTGGGAAGTAACGACGATGTGAGCGTGGTGGGTAGTCAGACTAGCGACCACGGTGACAAGCACGAACAGATACTCCCCGCTAGTGTCGCCTTGGAGGATCAGCTTCTGCACTTTGGGGAATACCTGTTCGTGTGCCGTGTGGCCATGAAGCTGGTAGAGGTAGAAGTGGACAAGCAGCTGGACCTTCTAACAAGGAAAGTAGTGAGCACGGAAGACAGTGTGTACGTGGAGTGCATAAAAGGTACATACGCCTGTCTATACAGACACAACACCTTTTTGGAGAACCTCCTTGGAGATCATCTAgtttatattatttacaaCAGAAAGGCTGAGCTactttttaataaagttgtaaaaaCCATATGCTCAAGTTTCTGCAGTCAGACCCAGCTCCTCCGGATCGATAATTACAATGAGTTAACCAAGTTGGACAAAAACGTAGAGATGTTATCCTTACTATGTTATCATTTTCAAAACATaaagaaatttttacatcaatttggtgaagaaaaattccGAAAATTGGATACCATGTTCAATTTGGCTAGCTTCAtaaataaagatattttttctgaacagtCAGGcttgtttaaaaatttgccTTACATAAAATGTATACAAGACTGCTTATGTTCATACATAGATTATGAGATAATGTTTACCAAGCATTGCATCGATAAGGCATTCGTTCTAACGGACGATATTATGTTGTCTTTAATGGATGATGAGAAGAGTAAGGGAAAAGatgcaaaaaatgtttacGAAGATTTGACAAATTTCGAAAATATTATGATGAACTGTAGTAGTAGCAATGAGTATACATCCACCCTTCTGGATGATgcgtttttcattttccaaaagTCTGTGTGTAGGAGTATAAATATGAACGACATTAATACTATGTGCGTTTTGGTGAATCacattattttgtttattgGAAGCACTTTGAAAAACTACCTGagtgaaaatttgaaaacgAGCAAAAGTATATATGCCGCCTTTATTCACCATGTTTCAAATTTGAAGCCTTTCTCCTTTAGGGCTCTTCTGGAGAGCATTGATGAGACGAACTACATGGAGGAGGGTCAGGGAAACAGCCGAACGGTGGCCCTGGCGCAGAACTTTGTTAGTTCCCTCAGCTACGTGAGGAGTGAAACGTCGGAGGGGGGGGCAGGTCGTAATGATGTTCCAAGTGGAAGTGTTGGTCGTAATAGTGCGTTACGCGTGGGTGGTGGTAGTGATAACTGCTCACGTGGAGAGCACCCTTCGGTTGGTAGCGAAGCGAAGAGCAAGGGGATCTATGAATACCTGACGCCGGAGCACTATGAGAGCCTCTTCAACCCTCTgtgtgaagggaaaaatatggacAGCCAAACCATCAACTCCAAGTTCAGCTACCCCCACTGCGTGAACAATATAGACTCCTGCCACCAATACATACAGAACTTAAAAGAATTCATCCATGAATATTTTCTggacaaatttttaaaagataaaaaaaaaaagaaagaaaaggagaagcagaaggaaACGCAGAATTATCTTCTCATGTTTACCAACTCGTTTGCGAATTACGACAACCTACTTAGTGACTTTGAAAAGCTCAGTGtggaaaattgtaaaaatctGTTGAACATTTTGAAGGTGCACTTTATTGGCCAGCTCGTCATCATCGAAAGTGTGAACTTTGATATATCGAGTGAGCAGTACGCGTACTACCAACTCAACGACCCCTACATTAATGGCTTGGTGAACCGAATGAAGTTGATTACTTACCACATTTCACTCTACTTCAACCAGAACATCTTCCAAATATGTATTGGCTTGTTGGCGGAGAAG aTCTGCAAATACATCGAGCGAATCGTGCGCACGAAGAAATTTAGCCTGTACGGTTGTGTCCAATTAGACAACGACATCAGAAACCTCATGTTGTTCTTTACATCCCTCACCAGTATCAACGTGAAGAAGGAGTTCGCCAAGTTGTTGGAAATTTGCGAATTACTGAATATAAACGATTTACAAGATTTTAAGGATTTCTACGAAGAAAACAAGAATAACTTGAGTGCCAGTGAAGTGGAGAACATCATTTCGATGCGCAATGACATTTCGGAGGAACTCCTTAATTCGATCAAGCTATACATGAATTGGGGCGCGCCTTAA
- a CDS encoding RNA and export factor binding protein, putative gives MREFRKYNNNNHHHRKHYHRQHGDYNNSHNEEYKTNTRHNRINKYNNRNSYQYHDERDSQVRVKISNLDYTISKNDLVELFSNVCKVVNAWINYDHTDRSDGTGVCVFENINDAQKAIDKYDGSEIEGMAIKMEIVQRRNYGYRKKYKSRCPW, from the exons ATGAGGGAATTCAGGAAATACAATAATA ACAATCATCATCACCGAAAACACTACCATAGACAACACGGCGATTATAACAACTCTCAC AACGAAGAATACAAGACGAACACTCGTCACAACAGAATAAACAAGTACAACAACAGGAATTCCTACCAG TACCACGATGAGCGAGACAGCCAAGTGCGTGTGAAAATTTCAAACCTGGATTATACCATCTCGAAGAACGACTTAGTG GAACTGTTTAGCAATGTGTGTAAAGTTGTGAATGCCTGGATAAACTACGACCACACGGATAGATCGGAT GGCACAGGCGTGTGCGTTTTCGAAAACATCAACGACGCGCAGAAGGCCATAGACAAATACGACG GGTCGGAAATCGAAGGAATGGCaattaaaatggaaatagTGCAGAGGAGAAATTATGGCTACAGAAAGAAGTACAAAAGTAGATGCCCTTGGTAG